CGCCGGAGGTGGGGGCGGTCCTCCGGTTCGGCTTCGGCTCCCTGCTGATGATGGCGATCCTCTTCCGCCGGTCGGCGAATCCGGTCCCCCCGCGTTCCGACTGGCCGCGCCTGGCCGTCGTCGCGCTGGTCGGCGTCACGGGGTTCAACACCCTCTTCTTCCGCGGGCTCTCCCTCGCGCCCGCCTCCGACGCGGGGATGATCATTCCCACCATGTCCCCCGTCTTCACCGCGATGGCCGGCATGCTCTTCCTCGGCGAGGGAGTCCGTTTCGGCCGGGTCGCGGGGCTCGCCGTCTCGCTCGCGGGGGCGGTTCTCTTCTTCGGGGATGTCCTCCTCCACACGGCGGGGCAGGGGGGCCGGGTCTGGGGGGACGCGGCGCTCGTCGGGGCCTCGATGTGCTGGGCGGCGACCTCCATCCTGTCGCGTCCCCTGTCGGTGCGAATCGGCGCGATGCCCACGGCCGCGTGGACGATCTTCCTCGGGAGCCTCGTCCTGCTGCTGATCTCCTCCCCGCAACTCACCTCCGTTCCCTGGACGGCGCTGACGGGACGTTTCTGGTTCGTCCTGGCGTACGTGGTGATCTTCCCGACGGTGATCGCGTACATCCTTTGGATGGAGGGGATCCGCGCGATCGGATCGGGTCCGACGACGTCGTTCATGTTCCTTGCGCCCGTCTTCGCCCTGCTGATCGCCGCCGCGCTGCTCGGCGAGCGTCCCACGCCGCTGCAGGGGGCGGGCGGCGCGCTGATGCTGCTCGGCGTGTGGCTGGTGAACCGTCCCGCGTGAACGGGATCGCCGCTCAAGGGACGAGGATCGCCCGCAACCCCGTGACCAGCCGGTCGATCCCCTCGACGGCGGTTTCCTCCCGCAGGCTCCCGTAGGCGATCCGCAGCCAGCATCCACGCGTCACGCCGAACGTCTCGCCGGGGATGACGGCCACCCGGTGCTCCCGGACGAGCCGCTCCGACAGGGCGATGGCGCTCATCCCCGCGTTCACCTTCACGAACAGGTAGAAGGCGCCCGTCGCCGGTGGGACCTCCACCAGGTCCGGAACGTCCGAGAGGCGCGCGAAAATCTTTTCCCGCACTCTCGCGAGGGAAGGGAGGTGCGCCTCGCAATATCCGCGGCCTTCGCGCATCGCGCGCAGGCCGACGAACTGGGAGATCGCCGTACCGCTGACGACGACCGTGTCCTGGATCTTCATGAGGTCGCGGTGCAGGTGCTCCGGCGCCACGAGGAACCCGACCCGCCAGCTCGCCATTCCGTAAGCCTTCGAGAGGCTGTAGAGGGAGATCACGTGCTCCCCGCCGAGGGATCCGGGGGAGAAGTGCCGGGCGCCGCCGTAGGTGAAATATTCGTACGCCTCGTCGCTGATGTGGTAGATCCCCCGTTCCGCGCAGAGCCGGTGGATTGCCGTCAGCGTCTCCCGCGGATAGACCGCCCCGGTGGGGTTGTTCGGCGACACGGTCACGATCGCGCGCGTCCTCTCCGTGACCGCCGCGGCGATCGCCGGAAGGTCCGGCTGGAGCCGTCCGTCGACGGGCACGGGCACGGGAACCGCGGAGGCGAGGGTGATCGCCATCTCGTGGTTGAAGTAGTACGGGGAGAGGAGGATCACCTCGTCCCCCGGGTCGCAGATCGCGAGGACCGCGTTTAGGAACGCCTGGTTCGCGCCGACGGTCACGTAGATCCCGCGCTCGAAGGGCGCGTCGATCCCGTTCTCGGCGCGCAGCTTCCCCTCGAACGCGCTCCGGAGCTCGGGGAGACCGGCGTCGGGGATGTACCGGTGGTGGGGAACGGTCGCGAGGAACTCCGGGATCGCGGCGACCGCCGGCGGCGGCGGCCCGTAGTGGACCACTCCCTGTCCCAGCGAGATCGTGCCGGGCGTTTCCGCGATCCACCCCGCCACGATGGGGATGATGGGGAGCTGGACTCCCGCCGCGCGGTTCGAGGGGGCGAGGCGGCCCGGGGTCATTCGGGACCGGCCGGAATGGAGCGCTCGATGTCGACGATGGTGACCTCCGGAGGCGCGAGGAACCGCATCGGAGGCCCCCACGTACCCGTGCCGCGGCTCACATGCAGCGTCCCGCCCCCGGGGACGGGGTGGCCTCCCGCGAGGAGCGGGTAGACCAGCCGGGTGAGGAGGCGGAACGGAAAGATCTGCCCGTGATGGGTATGACCCGAAAGCTGCAGATCGAATTTCCCCGCCGTGTCCGGGTCAAGCTCCGGGCGGTGCTTGAGGAGGATCGTGAACCGGCCATCGGGCCGATCCCCGAGCACGGCGGCCTCGGAGGTCCCCCCGCTTCGTCCGAATCGTGCGCCGGCGGGATCGTCGACCCCCGCGATGCGCACGGCGTCGTCGATCGCCATGGATTCGTCCAGAAGGAGCGTAAAGCCCGCTTCCCGTGTGAAGGCGGTCGAGCGGTCGATCCCCGCGTAATATTCGTGGTTCCCGAGGACCGCGAATTTCCCTCGCGGCGCGGGGACCCCCCGCAGGATATCCGCCAGCCCCGGGATGCCGTCCAGCTGCCCGTCCACGAGGTCCCCCGTCGAGACGAAGAGGTCCGGATGCTCCCGGGAGACGATCGCCGCGACCTCCCGTGCCTTGTCGTCCCGATGGATTAGGCCGAGGTGGAGATCGGTGATCTGCGCGATCCGCAGGGAGGGGACGGAGGCCGGGAGCCGGTCCGTGAGGATGCGCACCCGGACGACTTCGATGCGGGACGCCTCGACGGCCGCATACGCCGACAGCGCGACGGCGAGGCCGGCGATGCAGAGAAACGCGGAGCGGCCCGCGAGCCCGGCCGCCGCGTTCGCGGCGCTCCCCCCCCGCCCGATCGCCCACAGGGGGAGGCGCAGGAGGTCGACGGAGAGGTTCAGGCAGGTCAGGAAGAAGAGAAACCCCATCCAGAGGTAGCCGGCGAGCGCGACGATCCGCGCCGCCTCCTCGTAGCCGTGGCGGCTCAACGAATAGGTCAGGATCGGCGCGCACAGGAGGATTCCAAGGAGGGGGAGAAGCGGAAGCGTCGCCGCCGGACCCAGGGACAGCGCCGACCTCGCCTTCAGAAGGGCGTAGGCGTGCATGGAGCCGTAGATCAGAAAGAACGAAAGTAGGAACAGGCTCATGGCGAATGTGCGATAATCAGCGGGTACGAGCACCGGTTCCGAGGGAGGAGAGCGTGCCCACCTACGAATACAAATGCCCCGCGTGCGGGGAGTTCGAGAAGGAGCAGCGGATGTCCGCCCCCCCGCTCAGGAAGTGCCCGCATTGCGGCGCGCCGGTCACCCGGCTGGTCGGCGGCGGCGGCGGCTTCGTGCTGAAGGGCGCGAACTGGGTTTCGAAGATGGGATCCTCCGGAGAGGCCCCCAGGAAGGCGGCCGACCGGTTCATGAAGCAGACCGTGGGCGAGGTCGCCGAGGACATCGCGAAGCACTCCCGTTCGCATTAGGCGGGCAAAGGGAGCAGCACGGAGCCGGGGGCGACCGGCGAAAGCTCGACCAGCTCCCCGTCCGCGAGGAGACGCCACCCGGGATCCGTGTCCAGCGGTTCGCTCGCGACCACCGCGAGCCCGTCCCCGGTGTTCAGGTACAGGGTGTAATACTCCCCGTTCCGGTGGAACCGCCGGAACGCGAAGAGCAAGTCGCCGGTGGCGATCAGCAGGTTCGCCGCGGAATATTCCCCGACCAGTTCCCGGTCGGAGAGAATCCCCCGGAGCGCTTCGGACAACCCCGCCAGAGTCCGCTCTCCCCACCGGTCCTCGAGGAGCTCGAGGAAGACCATGGTATCGCTGACCTTGCGGGCATCTCCCTCCGCGCCGATCTTCCCGTAAAAGGTTCCGTTGTGGGCGAGGGTCACCCCGAGCGCCTGGAAAGGGTGCGAGTTCGCCGCGCACACGGTTTCCGGATTCGACGCGTACCGGACATGGCCGATAAACCGGTCGGTCACGGCGCGCGTGCCGAAAAGGAGCGGGTCGGACGCGGCGGGACTCCCGCTTTTCACCATCCGGATCTCGTCTCCCGCGCGCCATGCGACCCCCCACCCGTTCGGATGATTCCCACCCGGGCGCCTTGCCCATCCGTCGACGAGGTTCCCCGATTCGCAGAACCGCGCGAGGGAGGCGAGGTACGGCGCGATGTCCCGCGGTTCGTTCGACGAAAACGCGATCATCCGGCACATGCCTACATGATAACCGCTTCCCGCACCCGCGGATAGGCGCGACACCAGCCAGCATCACAAGGTGCAGGCGCTTGCCACTCGAAGATGGCACGACGGAGTCATGCTTTAGTGGCGGTCCCCCTGGAACCCTTGTACACGACGGCGAGGAACAGGAGGAGGAGGAGGGCGAAGTCGATCGCCCCCGCGACCGGGGAGAACCGGACCACGGGGGCCAGGAAGACGTACCGTTCGACCAGGATCCCCGACAGGATGGAGACGGCCACGGCGGAGACGACGTACGGGTTCGATTTCGCCCGGGTGGATAACAGCGCCGGGAAGGGGATGAAGAAGAGGAGGAAGAGGACCGCGACGCAGAGCTCGCGCAGGGGGGACGCGGACAACCTCCTTGCGATGAAGCCGACCTCCTCGGGGAGGTTCCCGTACCAGATGGTGAGGAACTGGGCGAAGAACAGGCCGGCCCACATGAGGCTGAAGCCGAACATCAGGATGGAGAGGTCCGAAAGGTCCGATCGGGACCCGGGGGCGCTGTCGGCCGGGGGCCTTTGATGGAGCAGGAGACACAGGATGGCCGAGACGGCGAACCCCCCGTAGAGCGCCTCGATGAAGAAGTACCCCCCGAGGAGCGCGCTGATCCAGGGGTACTCGAGCGACATCACGAGGTCGAAAGCGGCAAGGGACTGGGACGTGACGAAGACAAGGAGGTACCAGGCGGCGCGGGACTTCGTCCCTTCCCCGTCGGCGGGGGCGGCGGCGAACCGCCGGGCCGCGACGTAGGCGAGCAGCAGGAAGGCGAGGTTGCGGCCGATGAAGAAATCCTTCCGGAGCCAGATCCCCGGGGTCCCTGCCCAGGGGTAGATATCCAGGAAGGGGATCAGCAGCAAAAGCAGGAACGACAGGAGGAGCAGGAGCGGGGAGACCGAGAGCAGCTCCTCCCTCACGGAGCCGACCCACCGTGCATTCACCATGGCTCCCGCCGCCGCCGCCGCGATGCATCCCTCGACGACCGCGATGAAGAAGAGGAGCGAAAAGAGGAGCGATCCGCCCTTGCCGGGGCCGTGCTCCAGCGTAACGATTGCCAGGAGGGCCCCCGCCGCGGCGATGAGTGCGGCCAGGACGCCCTTTTTTTCCAGGAACGCCTTCATCGCCGCTCTCCGTCCTCGACCAGGATCACGAACGCGTTCCCGTGCTCCTCTTCGGACCGGATGCCGCGCAAGCTCGGCAGCCGGGACAGGAGGAGGAAGCCCGCGAACGTGGACAGGGCGCCGAAAAGGATCGTCAATGCGAACGCGATGATGATGAAGGGCGGGAAGGAGACGACCGGCTTCCCCCCCACGATGAGCGGCCAGCTGAGGGAGGTCAGGATGGTCAAGGCGAACCCCGCGGCGGTGCCGCAGGCCGCCCCGACGAGCGCGAAGAACCGCACGTTCGAACGCCCGGGCGACAGGATCTCCTCCACTTCGGGGACGCCGAACGGGGTGATCACCCGGATCCTCTCCCCCGGAAGGCCCTCGCGGACCCGCCGGCGCAGCGCCTCGAGGAATCGATCCCTGTCTTCGAAGACCATCCGTTCGGCCATCAGAGGTGTTCCTTGATTTCCGTGATGGACAGCACGGGCAGGTTCTTCACGAAGAGCAGGTAGAGCATGAAGAACAGCCCGAAACTCCCGAGGGAGATCCCCACTTCGACGTACGTGGGTCGATACGTGCCCCACACGTACGGATCGAAGTCATGGGCCAGGGACGTGACGATGATCACGAACCGCTCCAGCCACATTCCAACGTTCACCAGCAGGGATACGACCAGGAGATACGCCGTGTTTCGCCGAAGGCGCCTGGCGAAGAGCGTCAGGGGGACGAGGGAATTGCAGAAGATCATGGCCCACGTGAGGTACCGGAATTCCCCGAGGGCGCGGTACCGGAACGCCTCCATCTCGAAGATGTTCTCGCCGTAGGAGGCCATGCCGAACTCGACGATGTAGGCGTACGAAACGATGAGGGAGGTGAAGAGGAGGATCTTCGCGATGCTCTCGAAGTGATCGTCGGTGATGTAGTCGTGGAGATGCATGGCCTTCCGCAACGGAATCACCAGGGTGATGACCATCGCCGTCCCGGAGAAGATCGCCCCGGCGACGAAGTAGGGGGCAAAGAGAGTGGTGTGCCACCCCGGGACGATGCTCATGGCGAAATCCCAGGAGACCACGGAATGGACCGACGCCACGAGGGGGGTGGCGAAGGCGGCCAGGAAGAGGTAAAGCATGCCGTAGTGCCGCCACTCCCTGTCCGTGCCCTTCCATCCGAGGGAGAGGACGGTGTAGATCTTCTTCCGGATCCCTTCCTTGCACCGCCGCGCGATCGCGAAGTCGGGGAGCATGCCCACGTAGAAGAAGACGACGCTCACGGTGAAGTACGTACCTACCGCGAAGACGTCCCAGATCAGGGGTGACCGGAAGTTGACCCAGAGCTGTCGCTGGGTCGGGTAGGGGATGAGGTAGTAGAAAACCCAGGACCGCCCAAGGTGTATGAGGGGGAACATCCCCGCGACCATGAGGGCGAAGACGGTCATCGCCTCCGCGGCGCGGTTGAAGCTCGTGCGGTATCTGGCCCGGAAAAGGAAGAGGACCGCCGAGATCAGCGTCCCGGAATGGGCGATCCCCACCCAGAAAACGAAGTTCGTGATGTAGATCGCCCAGTTCACGGGGTGGGTATATCCCGCGACACCGAGGCCGGTCCGGATCTGGTGGGCCCAGAGGATCCCGCCGATGACCGTCAGCGCCGCCGCGACCGCGAGGCCCGCGAGGTAAAGGCGGCCCGGCTTCTCCATCGCCGCGAGAATGTCCCGGTCCACCTTGGCGTACTTTTCGGCGTTTTCCATGCTTCCCTGATCTCGCGTCACGGTTTCCCACCGCGCAGGTAATGGATCGAAGGCTCGGTGCCGAGGGACTCGAACACCCGGTAGGCCCGTTCGGAGTGGACCAGCCGGTATACCTTCGATTCCTTATCGAGAAGGTTCCCGAAGACGATCGCCCCGGTGGGGCAGCTCTGGGCGCAGGCCGTCGTGAACTCGCCGTCGCGGACGTTCCGCCCCTCGTCCTTCGCCTTGTCCTTGGCGGCCCGGATCCGCTGGAGGCAGAAGGTGCATTTTTCCATCACTCCCACTTCCCGGGGCGGCGCGTCGGGGTTCAGCATCCGGTCCATCGGCTCCGGCCAGCGGTGCTGCCACCAGTTGAACCGACGCACCTTGTAAGGGCAGTTGTTGGAACAGTACCGCGTTCCCACGCACCGGGCGTACACCTGGACGTTCAATCCTTCGGGGTTGTGATGGGCGGCGAAGACCGGGCAGACCGATTCGCACGGCGCGCTGTGACACTGCTGGCAGAGCATGGGGAGGAAATCGACCCCCCCTTTTTCGTAAAAGGGCTCGATCCGCAGCCACGACATCTCGCG
The sequence above is a segment of the bacterium genome. Coding sequences within it:
- a CDS encoding DMT family transporter, whose protein sequence is METAVRSHGKVYAGLVLTMIFWGSAFATSKMLVLEVSPEVGAVLRFGFGSLLMMAILFRRSANPVPPRSDWPRLAVVALVGVTGFNTLFFRGLSLAPASDAGMIIPTMSPVFTAMAGMLFLGEGVRFGRVAGLAVSLAGAVLFFGDVLLHTAGQGGRVWGDAALVGASMCWAATSILSRPLSVRIGAMPTAAWTIFLGSLVLLLISSPQLTSVPWTALTGRFWFVLAYVVIFPTVIAYILWMEGIRAIGSGPTTSFMFLAPVFALLIAAALLGERPTPLQGAGGALMLLGVWLVNRPA
- a CDS encoding pyridoxal phosphate-dependent aminotransferase, which translates into the protein MTPGRLAPSNRAAGVQLPIIPIVAGWIAETPGTISLGQGVVHYGPPPPAVAAIPEFLATVPHHRYIPDAGLPELRSAFEGKLRAENGIDAPFERGIYVTVGANQAFLNAVLAICDPGDEVILLSPYYFNHEMAITLASAVPVPVPVDGRLQPDLPAIAAAVTERTRAIVTVSPNNPTGAVYPRETLTAIHRLCAERGIYHISDEAYEYFTYGGARHFSPGSLGGEHVISLYSLSKAYGMASWRVGFLVAPEHLHRDLMKIQDTVVVSGTAISQFVGLRAMREGRGYCEAHLPSLARVREKIFARLSDVPDLVEVPPATGAFYLFVKVNAGMSAIALSERLVREHRVAVIPGETFGVTRGCWLRIAYGSLREETAVEGIDRLVTGLRAILVP
- a CDS encoding metallophosphoesterase; translated protein: MSLFLLSFFLIYGSMHAYALLKARSALSLGPAATLPLLPLLGILLCAPILTYSLSRHGYEEAARIVALAGYLWMGFLFFLTCLNLSVDLLRLPLWAIGRGGSAANAAAGLAGRSAFLCIAGLAVALSAYAAVEASRIEVVRVRILTDRLPASVPSLRIAQITDLHLGLIHRDDKAREVAAIVSREHPDLFVSTGDLVDGQLDGIPGLADILRGVPAPRGKFAVLGNHEYYAGIDRSTAFTREAGFTLLLDESMAIDDAVRIAGVDDPAGARFGRSGGTSEAAVLGDRPDGRFTILLKHRPELDPDTAGKFDLQLSGHTHHGQIFPFRLLTRLVYPLLAGGHPVPGGGTLHVSRGTGTWGPPMRFLAPPEVTIVDIERSIPAGPE
- a CDS encoding zinc ribbon domain-containing protein; the encoded protein is MPTYEYKCPACGEFEKEQRMSAPPLRKCPHCGAPVTRLVGGGGGFVLKGANWVSKMGSSGEAPRKAADRFMKQTVGEVAEDIAKHSRSH
- a CDS encoding class II glutamine amidotransferase; this encodes MIAFSSNEPRDIAPYLASLARFCESGNLVDGWARRPGGNHPNGWGVAWRAGDEIRMVKSGSPAASDPLLFGTRAVTDRFIGHVRYASNPETVCAANSHPFQALGVTLAHNGTFYGKIGAEGDARKVSDTMVFLELLEDRWGERTLAGLSEALRGILSDRELVGEYSAANLLIATGDLLFAFRRFHRNGEYYTLYLNTGDGLAVVASEPLDTDPGWRLLADGELVELSPVAPGSVLLPLPA
- a CDS encoding DUF3341 domain-containing protein; this translates as MAERMVFEDRDRFLEALRRRVREGLPGERIRVITPFGVPEVEEILSPGRSNVRFFALVGAACGTAAGFALTILTSLSWPLIVGGKPVVSFPPFIIIAFALTILFGALSTFAGFLLLSRLPSLRGIRSEEEHGNAFVILVEDGERR
- the nrfD gene encoding polysulfide reductase NrfD, whose product is MENAEKYAKVDRDILAAMEKPGRLYLAGLAVAAALTVIGGILWAHQIRTGLGVAGYTHPVNWAIYITNFVFWVGIAHSGTLISAVLFLFRARYRTSFNRAAEAMTVFALMVAGMFPLIHLGRSWVFYYLIPYPTQRQLWVNFRSPLIWDVFAVGTYFTVSVVFFYVGMLPDFAIARRCKEGIRKKIYTVLSLGWKGTDREWRHYGMLYLFLAAFATPLVASVHSVVSWDFAMSIVPGWHTTLFAPYFVAGAIFSGTAMVITLVIPLRKAMHLHDYITDDHFESIAKILLFTSLIVSYAYIVEFGMASYGENIFEMEAFRYRALGEFRYLTWAMIFCNSLVPLTLFARRLRRNTAYLLVVSLLVNVGMWLERFVIIVTSLAHDFDPYVWGTYRPTYVEVGISLGSFGLFFMLYLLFVKNLPVLSITEIKEHL